The proteins below come from a single Miscanthus floridulus cultivar M001 chromosome 1, ASM1932011v1, whole genome shotgun sequence genomic window:
- the LOC136504730 gene encoding ADP-ribosylation factor-like protein 8a, whose protein sequence is MGFWEAFLNWLRSLFFKQEMELSLIGLQNAGKTSLVNVIATGGFSEDMIPTVGFNMRKVTKGNVTIKLWDLGGQPRFRSMWERYCRAVSAIVYVVDAADRENMAIAKGELHDLLSKPSLTGIPLLVIGNKIDKPEAFPKQTFTELMGLKTITDREVACFMISCKNSTNIDSVIDWLVKHSKKKN, encoded by the exons ATGGGGTTCTGGGAGGCTTTTCTCAACTGGCTCCGCAG CCTCTTCTTCAAGCAAGAGATGGAGCTTTCCTTGATAGGGCTCCAAAATGCTGGGAAAACGTCACTTGTGAACGTCATTGCT ACTGGAGGCTTTAGTGAGGATATGATCCCTACTGTAGGATTCAATATGAGAAAGGTTACCAAAGGAAATGTGACGATAAAATTGTGGGATCTTGGAGGCCAACCAAGATTCCGGAGCATGTGGGAGAGATACTGCCGTGCGGTTTCTGCAATTGT GTATGTTGTTGACGCAGCAGATCGAGAAAACATGGCCATTGCAAAAGGGGAGCTCCATGACCTCTTGAGCAAGCCATCTTTGACCGGGATCCCATTATTAGTCATTGGCAATAAAATTGACAAGCCTGAAGCTTTCCCTAAGCAAACCTTCACAGAACTAAT GGGCCTAAAGACAATCACTGACCGAGAAGTGGCATGCTTCATGATATCATGCAAGAACTCGACCAACATTGATTCTGTCATTGACTGGCTGGTGAAGCACTCGAAAAAGAAGAATTGA